DNA from Mycobacterium sp. SMC-8:
ACCGACCGTCGCCGACGAGCTTGAGCTCCCTGGTGTGGTGCTGTTCGACCGTGCTGCGGTGGCTGACGCTGACGAGGATGGTGTCCGGCAGCCGGTCCCGCACCAGCTGGTAGAGCATCAACTCCAGACCCTCGTCCAGCGCTGAGGTCGACTCGTCCAGGAACACCGCCTCGGGCCGGGTCAGCAGGATGCGCGCGAACGCCACACGCTGCTGCTCGCCGGGAGAGAGCACCTTCGCCCAGTCCTGCACTTCGTCCAGCCGATCGACCAGATGCGGCAGCGCGACGGTGGTCAGCACGTCACGCAGCTGCGCGTCGGTGATGTCGTCGGTGCTGTTCGGATAGGCGACGACGGTGCGGAGATCACCGAGCGGCACGTAGGGCAGCTGCGAGAGGAACATCGTGGCGCCCTCGCCGCCGGGTCGCCGCAGCGTCCCAGAGCAGAACGGCCAGAGCTGGGCCAGGCTGCGCAGCAGCGTAGTCTTGCCGCTGCCCGACGGTCCGGTGATCACCAGGCTGTCGCCCGGGTGCAGGGTGACGTCGAGCGGTTCGACCAGCTCCCGCCCGTCCGGTGTGCGCACCGAGACGCCCTTCATCTCGACGCGGCCGCCGTCGCAGTCCTCGCAGCCCAGCGTCGGCAGTTCACGGCCCTCCTCGTTGGCGACGACGAGGCCGTGCAGGCGGATGATGGCCGCGCGGTAGCCGGCGAAGTTGTCGTAGGCGTTGCGGAAGAACGACAGCCCGGACAGGATCTCCCGGAACGCGCTCGCGGTCTGCGACAGCTGCCCCAAGGTGATCTCTCCGCTGTAGAAGCGGGGGAACTGCACGATGTAGGGGATGAGCTCCTGGGCCTGGGTGATGCCGAGGTTCCAGCCGAGGAACTTGGCCATCCGGTTGACGTAGCGCTTGTAGTTGTCGACGATCGGCGCGAAGCGGCGTCGCAGCCCGGTGCGTTCGGCGAGCTCGCCACGGTAGAAAGCCACCGCCTCGGCGGCGTCCCGCCACCGCCTCGGCGGCGTCCCGCAGCCGCACCAAGGCATACCGGAACGCGGCGTTGAACTTCTCGTTGAGGAACGCCAGCGTGATGATCGGCCGGCCGATCCAGAACGCCACCACGGTGGCGAACAAGATGTAGACGATGCCGATCACAAACATCGCACGCGGCAACTCGACGCCGACCAGCGGCAAGGTCACCGGACCCGAGAGGTTCCACAGGATCGTGGTGAACGAGATCATCGCCGCGATCGAGGCGACCGCACCGAACAACAGCGTGGACTGTGAGGTGTTGTTTGGGGTGTTGGGCAGCGATCCGACGCCGGTGGTGAAGATGTCGATGTCCATCTGGATGCGCTGATCCGGGTTGTCGATGGTGTCGTCGATGAACCGTGCGCGGTAGTAGGCCTTGCCGTCGAGCCAGTCGCCGGTCAGCTGGTCGGTCAGCCAGGTCCGCCACCGCAGCATGAACCGCTGGGTGGCGATCAGGTCCAGCATGATGAGGGCGACGTTGAGCACGGCGAGCACGGCGAACACCGTCATCGAGAGCCAGAATCCGTCGGCGCCGGATTCCCTGACCGCCTCGTTGTCGGAGCCCAGGCCGGCGGCGATGACCTGGAAGCTGGTCATCATGTCGTTGCCCTGGAAGCTGAACAGGACCGAGAGCCGCACACTGAGGATCACCAGCAGCAGGATCCCGGCCAGCCACAGCCAGACGACGACACTCTCGGGTCCGGTGAAGTAGCCGCGGGTGACACGCCAGAACTGGCTGCCCCACGTGGTGAACCGCACGATCAGGAACAGGACGACCATTGTGGCCACCGCCGCGTACGCCCAGCCCTGGGCGATCCACCACAGCGATGTCCACAGCTCATTGCCCCAATCCAAGGTCGGGGTGAACGTTTCCATGCGGGCAAGGTACCGCGCCGACCCCGAGGGGGCGTATCGGCGTGGCTATGCCGGATCTGTGAGTCGCTCGAGCCGCCACTGGCCGTCGCCGACCAGCGCCAACCGCCTGTGATGAAACGGCGCCACCGAGTCGCGGTGGCTCACGCTGACCACGATCGTGTCGGGCAACTGGGTGCGCAGCACCCGGTAGAGCGTCTGCTCCAGACCCTCGTCCATCGCCGAGGTGGACTCGTCGAGGAACACCGTCCTCGGTTTCGCGACCAGGATGCGGGCGAACGCGATGCGTTGCTGCTCGCCGACCGACAGCACCTTGGCCCAGTCCTGCTCGTCGTTGAGCCGGATGACCAGGTTGGGCAGCGCGACATCGAGCAGGGCCTGCTGGATCACCGTGTCGTCGAATGTGCCCGACGGCTGTGGGTAGGACACCACCGTGCGCAGGTCGCCCACCGGGAAGTACGGCAGCTGCGGGACGAACATCGCCTCGTCGCGGCCGTCGGGCAACAGCACCCGGCCCGACGCGTACGGCCACATTCCGGCCAGGCTCTGCACGAGGACCGACTTGCCGATCCCGGACGGCCCGGTGATCACCAGCGCCTCACCGGTCCGCACCTGCAGGTCGAGGGTGCGTACCAGCGGGGTGCCGTCCGGTTTGCGCACCTCGACGCCTTCCACCGCCAGCGCGCCGTCGTCGGAGTGCGCCGTGCTGACCGCCGTGAACGTGCCCGCCCTGGTGTTCTGGTCGACCAGTCCGTCGAGCCGGATGATCGCCGCCCGATAGCTCGCGAACTGGTCGTAGGCGTTCCGGAAGAACGACAGGGAATCGTGGATCGCGCCGAACGCGTTCGACGACTGCCACACGTCGCCGAACGTGATGCGGCCCGCGAACAGGCCCTGCGCCTGCACGAGCCACGGCAGCGGGTTGATGGTCTGGCTCACCGACACGTTCCAGCCGAAGTAGAGCATCATGCGGTTCAGCCAGCGACGGTAGTTGGCCATCACCGCGTCCAGCCGACCCTTGAGCACCGACTGTTCGGCCGGCTCGCCGCGGTACAGCGCGATCGCGGCGCCGGCGTCGCGCACCCGCACCAGCGCGTAGCGGAAGCCCGCGTTGCGCAGTTCGTTGATGTAGCTGAGCCGGATCAGCGGGCGTCCGATGGCGAACGCGATGATCGTGGCCACCAGCACGTAGATGACGACGATCCAGAACAGCGCGCGCGGCAGCGTCAGCCCGCCGAGCGTGACCGGTTCGGACAGTCGCCACAGGATCGGGCCGAACGACAGCACCGACAGCACGGCCTCCACGGCGCCGAACAGCAGGGTGTTGCCGGAGTTGTAGATCGGATTGTTCGGCGTGCCCCCGACGCCGGCCGTGAACACGTCGATGTCCTGCTGGATCCGCTGGTCCGGGTTGTCGATGGGCCGGCCGGCGAACTGTGCGCGGTAGTAGGCGAGGTCGCCGAGCCAGTCGTCGATGAAGCGCCGGCTCAGCCAGATCCGCCACCGCATCATGAACCGCTGGGTGAGGTACATGTCGGCCAGCAGCCGGACCACGAAGCACACCGCCAGCACGGCAAAGACCCGCATCGATGCCCAGAAGCCGGCGACACCGCTGTTCATGCCGCCCTGGAACGCCACCTGCAGCGAGGTGAACAGGTCGTTGACGTAGTAGGTCAGCAGCACGTTCAACCGGACCGACACGACGACCGACAGCAGCAGCAGCGCGAACATCAGCCAGACCACCGCGCTGCGCCGTCCGGTGAAGTAGCCGCCCGTGACGCGCCAGAACTGACGCCCCCACTGGGTGAAATGGGCCAGCAGGGCCAGGATCACCAGCAGCGACACCGCGGTCAGCGCAAACGTGGTGCCGATCCACGACAGCGAATGCAAGAACTCGCGGCCCCAGTCGAGGGTCGGGCGGAACGTCTGGGTGTCAACGGTGTCCACCGCCCGGCGACCCCCCTCCGCATGCGATCCGGCTTGCGGCGAAGTTACCGCAGGTGCTCGCGCCCAGGGGAGACCCGCCGGGCAGGCTGGCGGAGGTCACGGCGGAATCATGCGCGCGAGGCCAAGTACCGTGATCCTGTGGCACGCACCTCCTCCAAGAAGGACTCCCCGAAGACCGGTCGGCTGTCGGGCCGTTTCTGGAAGCTGCTCGGCGCCAGCACCGACAAGGACCAGTCCCGGTCGATGGCTCAGGTGCACAAGGCGACCGAGTTCGACGCCAAGGCCGCCGACCTCGACGACGACCAGCTGCGCAAGGCCGCCAGACTGCTCGAGTTGGACGACCTCGCCGACTCCGCGGACATCCCGCAGTTCCTGGCGATCGCCCGCGAGGCGTCCGAACGCACCACCGGGCTGCGTCCCTTCGACGTGCAGTTGCTCGGGGCCCTGCGGATGCTGGCCGGCGACGTCGTCGAGATGGCCACCGGCGAGGGCAAGACGCTGTCCGGCGCGATCGCCGCGGCCGGCTACGCGCTGGCCGGGCGTAGCGTGCACGTGATCACGATCAACGACTACCTGGCTCGCCGCGACGCCGAATGGATGGGTCCCCTGATCGAGGCGATGGGCCTGAGCATCGGCTGGATCACCGCCGAATCCACCGCCGCCGAGCGCCGGGCCGCCTATCGGTGTGACATCACCTACGCGTCGGTCAACGAGGTCGGGTTCGACGTGTTGCGCGATCAGCTCGTCACCGATGTCGAGGACCTCGTCTCCCCGAACCCCGACGTGGCGCTGATCGACGAAGCCGACTCGGTGCTCGTCGACGAGGCGCTGGTACCGCTGGTGCTGGCGGGCACCAGCCATCGCGAGACCCCGCGGGTGGAACTGATCCGCCTGGTCGGTGAGCTGGACGAGAACACCGACTACGCCACCGACAACGACAGCCGCAACGTGCATCTGACCGAGGCCGGCGCACGGAAGATCGAGGCGGCCCTCGGCGGCATCGATCTGTACTCCGAGGAGCACGTCGCCACCACGCTGACCGAGGTGAATGTCGCGCTGCACGCCCACGTGCTGCTGCAGCGCGACGTGCACTACATCGTCCGCGACGATGCGGTGCACCTGATCAACTCGTCCCGCGGCCGCATCGCGACCCTGCAGCGCTGGCCCGACGGGTTGCAGGCCGCGGTCGAGGCCAAGGAGGGCATCGAGACCACCGAGACCGGCGAGGTGCTCGACACCATCACGGTGCAGGCGCTGATCAACCGGTATCCGCGGGTCTGCGGGATGACCGGCACCGCGCTGGCCGCCGGTGAGCAGCTGCGCCAGTTCTACAAGCTGGGCGTCTCACCGATCCCGCCCAACAAACCCAACATCCGCGAGGACGAGACCGACCGGGTGTACGTCACGATCGCGGCGAAGAACGACGCCGTCGTCGAGCACATCGCCGAGATCCACCAGACCGGGCAGCCGGTGCTGGTCGGCACCCGCGACGTCGCCGAGTCCGAGGACCTGCACGAGCGTCTGGTCAAGGCCGGGGTTCCTGCGGTGGTGCTGAACGCCAAGAACGACGCCGAGGAGGCGGCCGTGATCGCCGAGGCCGGCAAGCTCGGCGCGGTGACGGTGTCCACGCAGATGGCCGGGCGCGGCACCGACATCCGGCTCGGCGGTTCAGGCGAGGAGGACCACGATCGGGTCGCCGAGCTGGGCGGCCTGCATGTGATCGGCACCGGCCGGCACCACACCGAGCGGCTGGACAACCAGCTGCGCGGGCGGGCGGGCCGGCAGGGCGATCCCGGCACCTCGGTGTTCTTCTCCAGCTGGGAGGACGACCTGGTGGTGTCGCATCTCGACGACAACAAGCTGCCGCTGGAGTGCGACGAGAACGGCCGCGTCCTGAGCCCGAAGGCGGCGACGCTGCTTGAGCACGCCCAGCGGGTCGCCGAGGGCCGGCTGCTCGACGTGCACGCCAACACGTGGCGCTACAACCAGCTCATCGCCCAGCAGCGGGCCATCCTGGTCGAGCGCCGAGACAACCTGCTGCGCACCACAACCGCGCGCGACGAGATCGCCGAGCTGTCCCCGCAGCGCTACCAGGAGATCAAGACCAGGCTGGGCGAGGATGCCGACGCGCAGCTGGAGAAGAGCTGCCGGCTGATCATGCTCTACCACCTCGACCGGGCCTGGGCCGACCACCTGGCGTTTCTTGCTGACATCCGGGAGAGCATCCACCTGCGCGCGCTGGGCCGGCAGAACCCGCTCGACGAGTTCCACCGGATGGCAGTCGACGCGTTCGCGTCGCTGGCCGCCGACGCGATCGAGGCCGCGCAGCAGACCTTCGAGACCGCGCCGTCGATCGAGGACGAGCCCGGAGTCGACCTGTCCAAGCTGGCCCGGCCGACGTCGACGTGGACCTACATGGTTCACGACAATCCGCTGGCCGACGACACCCTGTCGGCCCTGAGCCTGCCCGGGGTGTTCCGCTAGGTTTACCTGCATGGACCACGCTCCCGTGCGTGACCGGGTGTTGACGGTGCCCAACGCTTTGTCGGTGATCCGGCTGGTGCTGGTCCCGGTGTTCCTGTGGCTGCTGATGGTCGAGGCGACCGGGTGGGCGGTCGCGGTGCTGATGTTCAGCGGAGTGTCCGACTGGGCCGACGGCAAGATCGCCAGGCTCTTCGACAACCAGTCGTCCCGGCTCGGCGAGCTGCTGGATCCGCTGGTCGACCGGATCTACATGATCGTCGTTCCGGTCGCCATGGCGTTGGCCGGAGTCATCCCGTGGTGGGTGGTGGCGCTGCTGCTCGGGAGAGATCTGGTGCTGGCCGGCACGCTGCCGGTGCTGCGCAGCCGCGGATTGTCAGCGCTGCCGGTCACCTACATCGGCAAGGCCGCCACGTTCGCGCTGATGTCCGGGCTGCCGCTGGTGCTGCTCGGCCAGTTCGACGCCCAGTGGAGCAGGGTGGTTCTCGCGATCGGGTGGGGGTTCCTGATCTGGGGTCTGGCGATGTACCTGTGGTCGGGGGTGCTGTACCTGATTCAGGTCGGGATGGTCCTGAAGGTGATGCCACGGCCATGAGCACGCTGGGGGGATTCGACTCGTCCGGACGGAACACGCACGAAGCGGGCGGGCCGACGCGCATTCCGGTGCCGTCGCTGCTGCGCTCGCTGCTCACCGAGCACCTCGACCCCGGCTACGCCGCGGCCGCGCAGTCCGGCGCGCCGCGCCGGCGGTCTTCCGACGCGCTGTGGCAGGTGCTCGCCGCCGTGCTGGTCGCCGCGGTGTTCGCGCTGGCCTGGGCGCAGGCCAGGGACACCGCACCCGGCGTGCGCGAGACCCAGCAGGTACTGGCGGGCAGCGTGCGCTCCGCGGAGGCCGCCACCGACGCGGTCGCGGCGCAGCGCGACGAGCTGACCCGCCAGGTGAACGCCGAACGGCGCAGCCGGCTGGAGGGGGACGCCACCGGACGCCGGCTGCTCGGTGAACTCGACGAGGCCAATGTCGCCGCCGCGGCCGTACCGGTGATCGGGCCGGGATTGACCCTCACGGTGACCGACCCGGGTATGTCGCCCAACCTCACCGATGTCTCCAAACAGCGCGTGGCGGGCAGCAGGCAGGTGATCCTGGACCGGGACCTGCAGCTGGTCGTGAACTCGCTGTGGGTCAGCGGGGCCGAAGCCATCTCGGTCGGCGGCGTGCGTATCGGGCCAAATGTGACGGTCCGCCAGGCCGGGGGCGGGATCCTCGTCGACAATCAGCCGGTCTCGAGTCCGTATGAGATCCTCGCGGTGGGGCCACCGAACGCCATGGCGGACAGCTTCGACCGCAGCGCGGGCCTGCAGCGGCTACGGCTGCTGGAGACGTCCTACGGGGTGGTGGTCAACGTCTCCCAGGGCGACGGTCTGGTGCTGCCGGCCGGCTCGGTCCGCGACATCAACTTCGCTGAACAGATGGGGTCCTAGTTGATCGGAATCGTCGCTCTGGTCGTCGGAATCGTGCTCGGTGTGGTGTTCCATCCCGACGTCCCCGAGTTCGTCCAGCCGTACCTGCCGATCGCGGTGGTCGCCGCGCTCGACGCGGTGTTCGGCGGGCTCCGGGCCTACCTGGAGGGCATCTTCGATTCGAAGGTGTTCGTGGTGTCCTTCGTGTTCAACGTGCTCGTGGCCGCGCTGATCGTCTACGTCGGTGACCAGCTCGGCGTCGGCACCCAGCTCACGACCGCGATCATCGTCGTCCTCGGGATCCGGATCTTCGGCAATGCCGCGGCACTGCGGCGCAGGTTGTTCGGTGCCTGACGATGACTGAGCACGGCCGCCACGAATTCCCGCCCGGTGCCGAGCCGCGGTCGGGCAGGAGCGGACGCCCGCAGCGCGTCTTCGGGGTCCTGGCCGTCCTGTTGTGCCTGCTGCTCGGCGTCGGGATCGCCACCCAGGTGCAGCAGACCGATTCCGGCGACTCGCTGGAGACCGCCCGACCGGCCGACCTGGTGGTGCTGCTGGACTCGCTGCAGCAGCGAGAAGCCGCGCTGAACACCGAGGTCGCCGATCTACAGCAGACGCTGAACGAACTGCAGACCTCCGGCAGTGACGACCAGGCCGCGATCGAGAACGCCCGGTCCCGGCTGGCGGCGCTGTCGATCCTGATCGGCACCGTCGCCGCGACCGGTCCGGGTGTGACGTTGACCATCACCGACCCCGCGCGCGGCGTGGCCGCCGAGACGATGCTCGACGTGATCAACGAATTGCGCGCGGCCGGCGCGGAGGCGATGGAGATCCGCGGCGAGCACAACGGCCAGCAAGTCACGGTCCGGGTCGGGGTCGGCACCTGGGTGGTCGGCAGTGCTGGGTCGCTGATCGTCGACTCCACCACGATGGGCCCCGTGTACTCGGTGATCGCGATCGGGGATCCGCCCACCCTGGCCGCTGCGATGAACATCCCGGGCGGCGCGATGGACA
Protein-coding regions in this window:
- a CDS encoding ABC transporter ATP-binding protein/permease — its product is MDTVDTQTFRPTLDWGREFLHSLSWIGTTFALTAVSLLVILALLAHFTQWGRQFWRVTGGYFTGRRSAVVWLMFALLLLSVVVSVRLNVLLTYYVNDLFTSLQVAFQGGMNSGVAGFWASMRVFAVLAVCFVVRLLADMYLTQRFMMRWRIWLSRRFIDDWLGDLAYYRAQFAGRPIDNPDQRIQQDIDVFTAGVGGTPNNPIYNSGNTLLFGAVEAVLSVLSFGPILWRLSEPVTLGGLTLPRALFWIVVIYVLVATIIAFAIGRPLIRLSYINELRNAGFRYALVRVRDAGAAIALYRGEPAEQSVLKGRLDAVMANYRRWLNRMMLYFGWNVSVSQTINPLPWLVQAQGLFAGRITFGDVWQSSNAFGAIHDSLSFFRNAYDQFASYRAAIIRLDGLVDQNTRAGTFTAVSTAHSDDGALAVEGVEVRKPDGTPLVRTLDLQVRTGEALVITGPSGIGKSVLVQSLAGMWPYASGRVLLPDGRDEAMFVPQLPYFPVGDLRTVVSYPQPSGTFDDTVIQQALLDVALPNLVIRLNDEQDWAKVLSVGEQQRIAFARILVAKPRTVFLDESTSAMDEGLEQTLYRVLRTQLPDTIVVSVSHRDSVAPFHHRRLALVGDGQWRLERLTDPA
- a CDS encoding DUF881 domain-containing protein, whose protein sequence is MSTLGGFDSSGRNTHEAGGPTRIPVPSLLRSLLTEHLDPGYAAAAQSGAPRRRSSDALWQVLAAVLVAAVFALAWAQARDTAPGVRETQQVLAGSVRSAEAATDAVAAQRDELTRQVNAERRSRLEGDATGRRLLGELDEANVAAAAVPVIGPGLTLTVTDPGMSPNLTDVSKQRVAGSRQVILDRDLQLVVNSLWVSGAEAISVGGVRIGPNVTVRQAGGGILVDNQPVSSPYEILAVGPPNAMADSFDRSAGLQRLRLLETSYGVVVNVSQGDGLVLPAGSVRDINFAEQMGS
- a CDS encoding CDP-alcohol phosphatidyltransferase family protein — protein: MDHAPVRDRVLTVPNALSVIRLVLVPVFLWLLMVEATGWAVAVLMFSGVSDWADGKIARLFDNQSSRLGELLDPLVDRIYMIVVPVAMALAGVIPWWVVALLLGRDLVLAGTLPVLRSRGLSALPVTYIGKAATFALMSGLPLVLLGQFDAQWSRVVLAIGWGFLIWGLAMYLWSGVLYLIQVGMVLKVMPRP
- a CDS encoding DUF881 domain-containing protein, producing MTEHGRHEFPPGAEPRSGRSGRPQRVFGVLAVLLCLLLGVGIATQVQQTDSGDSLETARPADLVVLLDSLQQREAALNTEVADLQQTLNELQTSGSDDQAAIENARSRLAALSILIGTVAATGPGVTLTITDPARGVAAETMLDVINELRAAGAEAMEIRGEHNGQQVTVRVGVGTWVVGSAGSLIVDSTTMGPVYSVIAIGDPPTLAAAMNIPGGAMDSVERVGGTMVVQQSGRVDVTALRQPKPRQYAQPVK
- the secA2 gene encoding accessory Sec system translocase SecA2, which encodes MARTSSKKDSPKTGRLSGRFWKLLGASTDKDQSRSMAQVHKATEFDAKAADLDDDQLRKAARLLELDDLADSADIPQFLAIAREASERTTGLRPFDVQLLGALRMLAGDVVEMATGEGKTLSGAIAAAGYALAGRSVHVITINDYLARRDAEWMGPLIEAMGLSIGWITAESTAAERRAAYRCDITYASVNEVGFDVLRDQLVTDVEDLVSPNPDVALIDEADSVLVDEALVPLVLAGTSHRETPRVELIRLVGELDENTDYATDNDSRNVHLTEAGARKIEAALGGIDLYSEEHVATTLTEVNVALHAHVLLQRDVHYIVRDDAVHLINSSRGRIATLQRWPDGLQAAVEAKEGIETTETGEVLDTITVQALINRYPRVCGMTGTALAAGEQLRQFYKLGVSPIPPNKPNIREDETDRVYVTIAAKNDAVVEHIAEIHQTGQPVLVGTRDVAESEDLHERLVKAGVPAVVLNAKNDAEEAAVIAEAGKLGAVTVSTQMAGRGTDIRLGGSGEEDHDRVAELGGLHVIGTGRHHTERLDNQLRGRAGRQGDPGTSVFFSSWEDDLVVSHLDDNKLPLECDENGRVLSPKAATLLEHAQRVAEGRLLDVHANTWRYNQLIAQQRAILVERRDNLLRTTTARDEIAELSPQRYQEIKTRLGEDADAQLEKSCRLIMLYHLDRAWADHLAFLADIRESIHLRALGRQNPLDEFHRMAVDAFASLAADAIEAAQQTFETAPSIEDEPGVDLSKLARPTSTWTYMVHDNPLADDTLSALSLPGVFR
- a CDS encoding small basic family protein translates to MIGIVALVVGIVLGVVFHPDVPEFVQPYLPIAVVAALDAVFGGLRAYLEGIFDSKVFVVSFVFNVLVAALIVYVGDQLGVGTQLTTAIIVVLGIRIFGNAAALRRRLFGA